Proteins encoded in a region of the Chelonoidis abingdonii isolate Lonesome George chromosome 2, CheloAbing_2.0, whole genome shotgun sequence genome:
- the MAFA gene encoding LOW QUALITY PROTEIN: transcription factor MafA (The sequence of the model RefSeq protein was modified relative to this genomic sequence to represent the inferred CDS: deleted 2 bases in 1 codon) yields the protein MASELAMSGELPTSPLAIEYVNDFDLMKFEVKKEPPEAERFCHRLPAGSLSSTPLSTPCSSVPSSPSFCAPSPGAAAPAPRRPGSAGKAPLEDLYWMSGYQHPLNPEALNLTPEDAVEALIGNPHPLHGYEGFRGQGFPGEEAAPAGHHHHHHPHHHHPHAAHPHHPHAAHPHHHLRLEERFSDEQLVSMSVRELNRQLRGFSKEEVIRLKQKRRTLKNRGYAQSCRYKRVQQRHILENEKCQLQGQVEQLKQEVSRLAKERDLYKEKYEKLAGRGFPREPPPPAAPKASAEFFM from the exons ATGGCCTCCGAGCTGGCCATGAGCGGCGAGCTGCCCACCAGCCCGCTGGCCATCGAGTACGTCAACGACTTCGACCTGATGAAGTTCGAGGTGAAGAAGGAGCCGCCCGAGGCCGAGCGCTTCTGCCACCGCCTGCCCGCGGGCTCGCTCTCCTCCACCCCGCtcagcaccccctgctcctcgGTGCCTTCCTCGCCCAGCTTCTGCGCGCCCAGCCCCGGCGCAGCGGCCCCGGCGCCGCGCCGC CCGGGCAGCGCCGGCAAGGCGCCGCTGGAGGATCTCTACTGGATGTCGGGCTACCAGCACCCGCTCAACCCGGAGGCGCTGAACCTCACCCCGGAGGACGCGGTGGAGGCGCTGATCGGCAACCCGCACCCGCTGCACGGCTACGAGGGCTTCCGGGGCCAGGGCTTCCCCGGCGAGGAGGCGGCCCCGGCCgggcaccaccaccatcaccacccgcACCACCACCACCCGCACGCGGCGCACCCGCACCACCCGCACGCGGCGCACCCGCACCACCACCTGCGGCTGGAGGAGCGCTTCTCGGACGAGCAGCTGGTCAGCATGTCGGTGCGGGAGCTGAACCGCCAGCTGCGGGGCTTCAGCAAGGAGGAGGTGATCCGCCTCAAGCAGAAGCGACGCACGCTGAAGAACCGGGGCTACGCCCAGTCCTGCCGCTACAAGCGGGTCCAGCAGCGGCACATCCTGGAGAACGAGAAGTGCCAGCTGCAGGGCCAGGTGGAGCAGCTCAAGCAGGAGGTCTCCCGGCTGGCCAAGGAGCGGGACCTGTACAAAGAGAAGTACGAGAAGCTGGCAGGCCGCGGCTTCCCCCGGGAGCCGCCCCCCCCGGCTGCCCCCAAAGCCTCGGCCGAGTTCTTCATGTGA